In Vibrio japonicus, one DNA window encodes the following:
- a CDS encoding ABC transporter permease codes for MDYLMYLSLGDSGWGDELLKGLAVTIGLALCALPVGLILGTGVAALSISAHKTYRWFAHVYTTVLRGLPELLTLFIIYHGVGLLINKTLKWIDPNNGFFELNPFGAGVIALGLVFSAYAAEVLRGAWKAMNKGQREAGYSLAMSRLQIFWFIERPQLLRLALPGLGNLWINLLKDTALVSVIALDDLMRAANIAVGVTKKPFLFYLTVCLAYWVVCVCCERVLAAMELNSKRGIRVSR; via the coding sequence ATGGATTATCTGATGTATCTGAGTCTGGGTGACAGTGGCTGGGGAGATGAACTCCTAAAAGGCCTAGCTGTGACCATTGGTTTAGCGCTGTGTGCTTTACCTGTTGGTTTGATCTTGGGAACGGGTGTGGCTGCGCTGTCGATAAGTGCCCACAAAACGTATCGCTGGTTTGCGCATGTTTATACGACGGTACTGCGTGGCCTACCTGAGCTACTGACTCTGTTTATCATCTATCATGGCGTCGGCCTTTTAATTAATAAAACGCTCAAGTGGATTGACCCCAATAATGGTTTTTTCGAGTTAAATCCATTTGGTGCTGGCGTGATCGCACTGGGATTGGTGTTCAGTGCTTATGCGGCAGAAGTTTTACGCGGTGCTTGGAAAGCAATGAACAAAGGTCAACGAGAGGCTGGTTATTCATTGGCGATGAGTCGCCTGCAAATTTTTTGGTTTATCGAGCGTCCTCAACTACTGCGTTTAGCTCTCCCTGGGTTGGGTAACCTTTGGATTAACTTGCTTAAAGACACCGCTCTAGTATCCGTCATCGCGCTCGATGATTTAATGCGCGCTGCTAACATTGCGGTTGGTGTGACCAAAAAACCATTTTTGTTTTATCTCACTGTCTGTCTAGCCTATTGGGTCGTTTGCGTGTGCTGCGAAAGGGTACTGGCTGCGATGGAATTGAACTCGAAGCGCGGCATTCGCGTGAGTCGCTAA
- a CDS encoding transporter substrate-binding domain-containing protein gives MMEKGKLLGALLASSMAVAASTSVSAETIKIGTEGAYPPFNYYTADGQLAGFDIEIGKALCSEMKVECEFVAQDWDGIIPALLAGKYDIILASMFITDARKKQVAFSEPYQASAMTFVVDKQSGIKDVSPEAMKGMIIGAQGSTTQAEYLLAKYPDSDVRLYPTQDAVNLDLVSGRIDAQAGDIMPMTDWLNSEDGACCHKVGDLITDRTFVGDGVGMALRKEDEKLRQRVDQALANIIENGTYQKINDEFFSINLLTLK, from the coding sequence ATGATGGAAAAAGGGAAATTACTAGGTGCTTTGCTTGCCAGCTCTATGGCCGTTGCTGCATCAACGAGTGTGAGTGCAGAAACGATCAAAATTGGTACTGAAGGCGCGTACCCTCCGTTTAACTATTACACGGCTGACGGCCAATTAGCTGGCTTCGATATTGAGATCGGCAAAGCCTTGTGTAGTGAAATGAAAGTAGAGTGCGAGTTCGTCGCTCAGGATTGGGATGGCATTATTCCAGCACTTCTTGCAGGTAAATACGACATTATTCTTGCTTCAATGTTCATTACCGATGCGCGTAAAAAGCAAGTCGCTTTTAGTGAACCGTATCAAGCCTCTGCAATGACATTCGTTGTTGATAAACAGTCGGGTATCAAAGATGTCTCTCCTGAAGCGATGAAAGGCATGATCATTGGTGCGCAAGGCTCGACCACTCAGGCTGAATACCTATTAGCCAAATATCCAGATTCAGACGTGCGCCTGTACCCAACTCAAGATGCAGTAAACCTTGATTTGGTGAGTGGCCGTATCGACGCTCAAGCAGGCGACATTATGCCAATGACGGATTGGCTTAATTCCGAAGATGGGGCTTGTTGTCATAAAGTCGGTGATCTAATCACGGATCGCACCTTCGTGGGTGACGGTGTGGGCATGGCTCTGCGTAAAGAAGACGAGAAACTTCGTCAGCGCGTGGATCAGGCGTTGGCAAACATCATTGAAAACGGCACCTATCAGAAAATTAACGACGAGTTCTTCTCGATTAACCTACTGACTCTGAAGTAA